tttctttaagtctttttttatttagagatttTTCTGGTAAGGAGATATACCATAGGAAAGCAATTCACTGGCAGTGAGGTATGTATATACTCTACCAAAATACTCcttattttaactgtttttaactttatttacataCGAAGAAAATTATCAATGCATATCCTTGTTTCAACTATAGTATTAGCCATactacatgaaataaaatgaaatggtgcTTGCATACAAAAACTGTTATTTGTAAAGGAATCTGATTGCAGGTTAAAAGAACTAATTTGTTTTTGGAAAGAGTTTAAAAGAATCACAATTTATCATGACCAAGACATCTGCACCATATTTTCCATTCCTCACAGcacatttatttcagtaattcCGTTATGTCGGTTCTTAGCATGAGCATAGTGTTACACGATTTTCGTACATATAGTCACATCCAAAACaagttctaaaatttaaattgtaaacaTTCTCATCATATGTAGAAATATTTCAATTGGTGTATTAAGTTTTGCTAACTGATCAAATTTGGAATATAAATGAGAAAGCCTATTCTAAATTGTGTAGTGAGCATTGTTCATTAATTACATTTCTACAATGTTAAATAAAGTAAGAGGCAAACCTGTCCTGTAAGCATGTCaaaatttaagtaaaacattaaaaagaaacaaatctgttAACAAAAGGGATGTCTTGCAATAAAGaacattagattttttaaatctattatgaTACAAAAAATGTAAAGGGTAAATAGCATCTTTGTTGACAAAGTAGGAGGTAGCATGGATGCACCACTTTATTGTCTGAGAAATGCAACTGGAGTAAAGAATATTTCCTTACCACAAATAATTTCCAGGACtatgtacatatttcttttagaaatacttGTTTAAACAAATCTCCCTCCACTTTTTAGTATAAAAAAAACCGTtccatgtgattttaaaaaaacacttacaCATCTAGATAGAATAGTACTCTGCCCTATTTGAGTGAACAGTCTCAAACTATGAAGTACATGATATTTAATGCCCTAAGTTGAGTAAATTTAGTTTAGCGGTTCCTGGTATTATACAAAACACtaaatacatacaaacaaaatataatatcttATTTTTCAATGCAAGTCTTGTGGGGAATAAACAGAACTTTGATTCTGGTAACACTgcagaaaatgtaattttccaGTAAGTCTGTCTTTAAGTTATTCATGTGCAACAGTTTATTAATGACTGCTTACACGTACTGATCTTTCATCGAGTGAACACCATTAACTGACAAAACTTAGTAAACCTTAAAAACACAGCTTCCGtcctatataaaatatatagactaCTTACTGTTTGAAGTACTCAGTTTGCTCTGATGTCACTGTAATTCACTTTTCCCCATATTCCTGCTTTAGTATTTATAAACGGATAATTTAacgtggctttaaaaaaaaagacaaagaatttcaAATGTACATCCAATTTAAATTTGCTATTTAAAAGGTTTCCTTGTTCTATGAAGCTGCTTCTGCCATTAGTAGAGAAAATGAAGTTTCTGTAATGGAGGCAGGCTTTTTAAGTAGTGACGTGACTTCCACCATGCCAGCTCCAGTCCGTGGAAGATTAGCGTTTACAATGTGTCGTTGTAAGTGCTTAATCCAGTCTTCCTGAACAGACAATGGTCCACGAAAGACTAGGCCACAAAACCTATAGAAGAAGTTGATAACAGTTCTCTTAACATGACCAATTCCCTTTATTTAAAACCAAGTCACATAAAATCCATACACATAAGAGGTAGAGTTTACCATAGCCTGGAGATGCTACCATATACTGGAGCACTTGACAAcagtttttaaatacatacaaagtCAAAATGATTTAATACAATATAAAACTGCCAATTCATAGGTTTAACAGCTATATTACCTCTAGTAATATTTGTAGAGGTGGGAACATtactattaaattaaattaattaaaaggtcTTAATGCCTATACAtctcaatacatttaaaacaactataattCCAAAATGTACCACTGTTTTCAAAAGACCCTTCCCCAATTCAGAACTCCTTAAACTGCATGAGGATGAGTATAGAAGGAGGTGGGAATGAGTTTGTATAGCTATACTTAGTTAGAAGTATGAGTGGAGAGAAAACGCATTCCCAAGAAGCAGAAACTCAAGACAATTaaggagaaaacaaatcaaaCCAAATCAAATTAAACccaacaaagcaaataaataccacaacaaaaaaaagctACTTTCATAAATCAACAGTATCACTGAGACTctgagataaatataaaaaatttattcatcagttgttgAAATATAGTGTATTATGAGAAATACAGTGTATTATTAAGTCTGTCTCCAAAAGTTCATTTAGAACTTGACTGTTGAGAATGCACCTTCTGCCACAAATTAAAAATCCCAAATAAGTCAGCTAACATGTCTCAAAGCAAGTCTGAAGAAACTGAGCAGACTTGGCAAAATAGGCATATACCTGCATCGGAGAATGTAAACCTCGTCAGCACCATGAGGTAACGTTAGCATTTTCTTCTTACTTCCAGATCTTGACCTTGATTTCTTTTGCTTACAATCTAAGGctaaaaaagggaagagaaagacttAACGTTTCTTATATATtccaaaacataaatacatacttCTAGAGAGGTCAAGACCATCTAAATCAAGTTAGAAAAAGTCTACATTCTTTTGTGTACCCTGAAGCATGCACTAACTTGCAGTGGGGTCTTTAATTACAGTGATATTACCTGCATACATTCTTCTTGTACTACTTTTTCAAATAATGCTTTATCATACCAAACTAGAACTGAGAAAATGTAACTAAGCTTAAAATTACTGAATTGGTCAATTATTACAATAGTAATCTTTCCTCTTATGGCCATAAGTCCATTATTTTAATATCTCATTAATCTTCcttattttcaggaaaattatAATCTTTTACTTAATTAAGATCATGAtattaaatttccatttgattaCTATTCCATTAAGTAGGTCTCACATGCTTTGAAAACCTAGTAAAAGATCATCACCAACAAATAAAAAAGCTCAATGAGAAATCAATTTTAGGGCAAATACACTTTGAATTCTATTAATAGCAAATAGCTCTTAAAATTATATGCTGGCCCTATACATGAAAGGGCAAAAAAAGCTCAACTCTCAAATTTTAACTCAACCTGTATTGTATGTACaataatatatgtttaattttactaAGAAATATAAATCCAGATTATCTCACAAAGCTTACAAATGGACCAGAAATGTAATGCTAActattcttcacatttttttttcaatttacattatctcctatctatatttttaaaacgtgactaaaatgggaaaaaagatttttatattaaagtcGATCAAAATTGTagtgctgttttaaaaatttttcaattacTTGACTTCTCCTTCAATCACTTATTCTATAAAATCTAACttaataaggggaaaaaaggtattttttataGGGGGAATAGACAGAACGTAACATTTTATTGGTCTTTGAATACAACTACACCATTCCTTTGGACAAAGGGATGACAGTATTCCAGGGTGCTGCTGGTCAATTAGCAGGAAGAGAAGGTAAGAGTTATCTCTAGGGATccaaggggaagggaaacaaatgtAACAGAAGAGTTACACAAATGGCTTTTCTTCTGTTAACCTGCCATGTGAAATCCCCTGGAAAAATTCTAGGTAAGAAAGAATAGGAACTGGCTATCCAATGACTCTGTGAAATGAGTTGTTCAAAGTCCAGATTCCAAAAGAATAGATGCTACTATTACAAAACCAGTAAACACAGTTCCTTACAGTCAAGTAGCAATGCTAACAGAAATGtcatatagaaaattaaaatccatGAGAAGCCTAGACAAATCTCATTCAAGCCACTGGTTTCTGCTTCTTGTCAcctgccttttaaaaagtaaaatcctgCTTGGGCCCAGAGTCTTCCTTTGCTTATGCTCAGAAGAAGAATCTAGTAAGTAAAGAACTGTAGGAAATCAAGTTAAGTATTAAAGAATGGCTAATTCAAAACTAAACAACCAAAATCTGGAATAGAAAAATCTCATTAGTTTTCTCAGTcaagagcctggcacatagtagaaacTCAACAAATACTCAAAGGAAAACCCAATAATTGAACCTTTGACATTTAGACAGCATATGAATGGAAATTTGTTCTACTATGCCATACAGATAGCATCCGGTAGCACACCTCTGCATCATTTGTTTAAATGAATATGTTGCTAGCAGTCATATTCTTCATTGATCAGTCTAGCTTATATGTTGAAACTAAGTTCTTCACAACCAGCAGAAAGAGTGAGGTACCAAGTGCTTTGCAAGTAGCACCTTTTTCCCCCTAGTTGCATTGGTGAACAATCTGAATTTAAATGGACTTTAAAGCAATTCATACACTAGACAGAAGTAAAGAGTTTAGGAAACTCAAAGGGCTAAGTGTTACTAGATGTCAGCTTTTCTTTCCCTATCTATAAGGTAAACCACACACAATCCCTGTCTTTGTTATGTGCAACAGAGTAAGCATTTGGTTTATCATGAGATTATAGGTAGAATCTTACTTTGATGAGCTTGCTGGTTGTCAAAATTGCCACACTGTAttcaaattccttttaaaatgtaaataaattactgTAGGATACAAACAGAATGCATTAtaacaatcctttaaaaatgtcttcacaGAATGCTAACGTTAAGGGTGTAAAGCAAATTGAGGGATAAGGGCAGAGGGTGATAGGCAAGTATGCAATacaatgttttattatatatttagatgctgtggttctttaaaaatggaactgGACATGTTTGCTTTGAGGTGTAGAAAGAATTTTGACTTTAATAcaggaaaaagaatttttctgacttttgatGTTATATGGACTctagaaactgaggttcagtcTATTTTATGAATGATCAgatctaaattttaaatgaaaatgccatagtttttatagtaattaatatttaaaggaatTATGACTTCAGAAAGGACAACTCTCCCAGCATATGACAGAATCTCCATTACCCAGTGTTCCAAGTAAGTTCAGAGAACACATGCACTGAGCATCCCTTGGAAAACTTGTCCATAAAGTAAGTATATTAAAAAACCTAGGGCCTTTGGTAATTATACCTAAATACCTTGGTGTCTTAATATCTCCATGATCACTTttactcttgtttttttaaaaaatttatatttgagagggagacagcgcgagtgggagaggggcagagagagagggagacacagaatccaaagcaggctccaggctctgagttgtcagcacagagctggacgcaaggctcgaactcacaaaccatgagatcatgacctgagccaaaatcagatgcttaaccgaatgagccacccaggtgcccctccatgatcacttttaaatttcttatccCTTGAAATGTCACTTATTTATCTTAGATGATAAAACATGAATACATTTTACAGGAATAGTTTTTTCTAATACCAACATCCAAACTTCACACCTGCATTACAGcccaaacattttagaaaaatctgcaaaaaaaaaaaaaaaatgagtatttaacatattaatatgCACACAAAAGGGACACCCATATGGTATTCTCTACATGAAAAAGATGATTTACACAAAATGTTCCACTAAATGAAATAGATGATGTACAAACATATCTATTACACAAATGTTCTCATTCAACAGTTTTTATTATATCTAGAGGGAAAAGCAGTTTTATTCTGGACTGTACCAGGAGTCACTGGAACATTAAAACACAACACTAACACATTCAGTTTTAGTATAATGGGGCTTATCAATATTTGTGATAAATAGTCAAAAGTTTAACAAAGTTATTTACATTAATAATCTGCCGAATACATAAATTTACACAAAGTTTTTCTTTGTaataggatttaaaaattttttaatgtttatttattattgagagacagagagagacaagagtatgagcatgggaggggcagagagaggggagacacagaatctgaagcaggctccaggctctgaactgtctgcacagagcccgacatggggctcgaacccacaaaccatgagattataacctgagccaaagtcagacgcccaaccgactgagccacccaggcaccccgtaataGGATTTTATGTGTGCACTTATTTGTtagtgtcaaaaaataaaaacacaaacactttTATCTcttccaaagtattttaaatcTAACATTGTTTCTGTACTTGAAATGTATTTACACAAAATACTACATTGGTtttagaaattcttaattttcttctcttgagtAAAACTGCATCTTCAGAAAGGAACAAATTCAGTCATTCAAACCTTCCTAAGGTTCCTATTCAGGGTGgcaaaaaatgtttaagtgatTGATTTTAATCAGAAAACTGTTAAAAACACCTTTGCAGTTATCTGATTTATAAAGGATCTAATTTGCTACTGGGAGTATTTAACTTACTTGTAAAGAGAGTGAATTATACTGTAAGGCCATATACAAAGTTTTAGAATATACCTTTCAGTATATAACAGAACAGCTGTTTGATCAAAtaggaatgaaagagaaatacaatAGATTTATGAACCCTCAAAAAGAACACCAAACTGCTATGCTACAAaatataacaacaacagcaacaatagcaacagcaacaacaacaacaacaacaacagtgtgTCTAAAGCACTAAACCAGATCAGTgagaaacaaattaataaataacacaAGAGATACaaattcaagtttgtttttttgagcattatttagttttatacccagaagaaaaagaatttacttTAGGCTCTAACATTAAGGCTCTAACATTATTAAGTAAGTACTTTTGCCCTTTCCACCTTACTGCCCATTAAATACAATTGTTTCAAttaatttcatgttctttttagTTCACTACACAAATGATCTCAAAAAAtgaggatttatttcttttttttttttttttttttttttttttaaattttttttttcaacgtttttattttatttttgggacagagagagacagagcatgaacgggggaggggcagagagagagggagacacagaatcggaaacaggctccaggctctgagccatcagcccagagcccgacgcggggctcgaactcacggaccgcgagatcgtgacctggctgaagtcggacgcttaaccgactgcgccacccaggcgccccttatttcttAGAAACATCTGAAGTTCAGTGTGGTAAAGGAGCACATTATAACTAAACTAAATTAACATTAacctccaaaatattttcatttgcaatCATCCTCCCCTGCCTGTTTATTTAAAAGTCCCATTTCATCAGTTTTGCTCCTAACTGGTTGTTGGTATCTCTGGGGTAAAGTGAAACTTAATATAATGGCCAGGCTATACCTATCCAAAATAAGAGGTATGGTATAGCCCTACTAGAGGGAAGAAAAATTTCTTCTCCATCTAGTTGGTCTGTATAAGATGGGTAGGCAATAGCAGCTATGAGCTCATTCAGGAAGACAGGAGggataaaaaaagacacaaataggttaaaTCATCATTCTACCACCATTAACACACTGGTAGTGGAGGAGGTA
This Lynx canadensis isolate LIC74 chromosome C1, mLynCan4.pri.v2, whole genome shotgun sequence DNA region includes the following protein-coding sequences:
- the ZNF644 gene encoding zinc finger protein 644 isoform X3, which gives rise to MLIRQNLALDCKQKKSRSRSGSKKKMLTLPHGADEVYILRCRFCGLVFRGPLSVQEDWIKHLQRHIVNANLPRTGAGMVEVTSLLKKPASITETSFSLLMAEAAS